A stretch of the Papaver somniferum cultivar HN1 chromosome 6, ASM357369v1, whole genome shotgun sequence genome encodes the following:
- the LOC113290349 gene encoding G-type lectin S-receptor-like serine/threonine-protein kinase At1g11300 has translation MKSKSTYNDTPDNSFKDGKTEGETQELQVFNFACLSNATNNFSLKNKLGEGGFGPVYKGQLQNEQEIAVKRLSKSSGQGIEEFKNEVVLISKLQHRNLVRLLGCGIQGKEYMLIYEFMPKGSLDAFLFDPSKNAQLDWDKRFNIVGGIARGLLYLHRDSRLRVIRRDLNVSNILLDENLTPKISDFGMARIFGGDQIIAETNRVVGTFGYMSPEYIMGGKFSEKSDVFSFGVLILEIVSSKRNNSFYNPEQPSNLLLHTWKLWKEGKWSEVVDETLGDLYSPSEVIKCIQIGLLCVQNRAIDRPTMGEVDIMLTSETNRPSPKEPPYTSSDKADSGPTRCSNKKNQLLIYKRTETLHLKKLEVLIRKARTVENFKIVLPAQEDSSSSNGTVVVSATSGNKKETEAPVPEDKDNHVTSSSKGAGDILLSSLGVKDVLTTSLPDKEEKNQIEKVSLVSQEVHDNPITRSQFNDF, from the exons ATGAAATCCAAGTCAACCTACAACGACACTCCGGATAACTCGTTTAAGGATGGTAAAACAGAAGGAGAAACACAAGAATTGCAAGTATTTAACTTCGCTTGTTTATCCAATGCTACAAACAACTTCAGCTTAAAAAATAAATTGGGAGAAGGAGGGTTTGGGCCAGTTTATAAG GGTCAACTGCAAAACGAGCAGGAAATAGCAGTGAAACGACTGTCTAAAAGCTCTGGACAGGGGATTGAAGAGTTCAAGAACGAAGTTGTACTGATTTCCAAACTTCAGCACCGTAACCTTGTGAGATTGTTGGGTTGCGGCATTCAAGGAAAAGAATACATGTTAATTTATGAATTCATGCCCAAGGGTAGCCTGGATGCATTTTTATTTG ACCCAAGTAAGAATGCACAACTGGATTGGGATAAGCGCTTCAATATTGTTGGAGGGATTGCTCGGGGACTTCTTTACCTTCACCGTGATTCTCGTTTAAGAGTTATTCGTAGAGATCTCAATGTCAGTAACATTttattggatgaaaacctgacgCCTAAAATTTCAGACTTCGGAATGGCAAGGATATTTGGTGGTGACCAAATTATTGCTGAAACTAACCGGGTTGTTGGTACATT TGGTTACATGTCCCCAGAGTATATAATGGGAGGCAAATTTTCGGAAAAGTCAGATGTCTTTAGTTTCGGGGTATTGATACTAGAAATTGTCAGCAGTAAGAGAAATAACAGCTTTTACAATCCTGAACAACCTTCAAACCTTCTGCTTCAT ACTTGGAAACTTTGGAAAGAAGGAAAATGGTCAGAGGTTGTGGACGAGACTTTGGGTGATTTATATTCTCCATCAGAAGTGATAAAATGTATACAAATAGGTTTGCTATGTGTTCAAAATAGAGCAATAGACAGGCCAACAATGGGTGAAGTAGATATCATGCTTACCAGCGAAACTAATCGTCCATCTCCGAAAGAACCTCCGTATACTTCATCAGATAAGGCAGATTCGGGGCCAACTCGCTGCTCAA acaaaaaaaaccaACTCCTTATTTACAAGAGAACTGAAACGCTCCATCTAAAGAAGCTTGAAGTACTGATTCGTAAAGCGAGGACTGTCGAAAATTTCAAAATTGTTTTGCCTGCTCAAGAAGATTCATCGTCTTCTAATGGTACTGTCGTTGTTTCGGCTACTTCAGGTAACAAAAAAGAGACAGAAGCTCCTGTTCCAGAAGATAAAGATAACCATGTTACTTCGTCGTCCAAAGGTGCTGGAGATATTTTGTTATCATCTCTGGGTGTTAAAGATGTTTTGACTACATCTCTTCctgacaaagaagaaaaaaatcagatAGAAAAAGTTTCACTTGTTTCTCAGGAGGTTCATGATAACCCAATTACAAGATCTCAGTTTAATGACTTTTAA